From the genome of Pseudoxanthomonas sp., one region includes:
- a CDS encoding F0F1 ATP synthase subunit B, translating into MNINLTLFAQALAFAGLIWIIATKIWPPLLAAIEERQQKIAEGLAAADRSQKDLAQAQEKVNEALKEARVKANEIIDQAHARANQIVDAAKNEAIAEANRQKELAQAEIDAAATRAREDLRKQVSALAVSGAEKLLKREIDANAHKALLDELAAEI; encoded by the coding sequence ATGAATATCAATCTCACTCTGTTCGCCCAGGCGCTGGCCTTCGCCGGCCTGATCTGGATCATTGCGACCAAAATCTGGCCGCCGCTGCTGGCTGCCATCGAAGAACGCCAGCAGAAGATCGCCGAAGGTCTCGCTGCGGCCGACCGCAGCCAGAAGGACCTGGCCCAGGCCCAGGAAAAGGTCAACGAGGCGTTGAAGGAAGCCCGCGTCAAGGCCAACGAGATCATCGACCAGGCCCACGCGCGCGCCAACCAGATCGTCGATGCGGCCAAGAACGAAGCGATCGCCGAAGCCAACCGCCAGAAGGAACTGGCGCAGGCCGAGATCGACGCCGCCGCCACGCGTGCCCGCGAGGACCTGCGCAAGCAGGTGTCCGCGCTGGCCGTCAGCGGTGCCGAGAAGCTGTTGAAGCGCGAGATCGACGCCAACGCCCACAAGGCGCTGCTCGACGAACTCGCCGCCGAAATCTGA
- a CDS encoding F0F1 ATP synthase subunit delta, with the protein MSQALTVARPYARAAFATARDEGHLAAWSQALDFAAHVAADPRVAALLPNPQLLPAEAVALLAPEGASEAFTRFLGILADARRLPQLPEIAGLFEELRAEAEHVVKAKVTSATDLPAGELDVIKAALKKRFGREVEVETAVDASLIGGAVIDAGSVVIDGSLKGKLARLQSALTH; encoded by the coding sequence ATGAGCCAGGCCCTGACTGTCGCCCGCCCCTACGCCCGCGCCGCCTTTGCGACGGCGCGCGACGAAGGCCACCTCGCCGCCTGGTCGCAGGCGCTGGATTTCGCCGCGCATGTCGCGGCGGATCCGCGCGTGGCCGCGCTGCTGCCCAACCCGCAGCTGCTGCCGGCCGAGGCGGTCGCGCTACTGGCGCCGGAAGGCGCGAGCGAGGCGTTCACCCGCTTCCTGGGCATCCTCGCCGATGCGCGCCGCCTGCCGCAGCTGCCGGAAATCGCCGGACTGTTCGAGGAGCTGCGCGCCGAGGCCGAGCATGTCGTGAAGGCGAAAGTCACCTCCGCCACGGACCTGCCCGCCGGCGAACTCGACGTGATCAAGGCCGCGCTGAAGAAGCGCTTCGGCCGCGAGGTCGAGGTCGAGACGGCGGTCGACGCCTCGCTGATCGGCGGCGCCGTGATCGATGCCGGCAGCGTGGTGATCGACGGCTCGCTGAAAGGCAAGCTGGCGCGCCTGCAGTCCGCGTTGACGCACTGA
- the atpA gene encoding F0F1 ATP synthase subunit alpha produces MATTLNPSEISDLIKTRIEKVKLAAESRNEGTVTSVSDGIVRIFGLADVMQGEMIELPNNTYALALNLERDSVGAVVLGDYEHLREGDVAKTTGRILEVPVGPEMLGRVVNALGEPIDGKGPLGTSLTAPVERVAPGVIWRKSVDQPVQTGYKSVDAMIPIGRGQRELIIGDRQTGKTAMAIDAVINQKGTGIKCVYVAIGQKASTVANIVRKLEENGALAHTVVVAATASESAAMQYISAYSGCTMGEYFMDRGQDALIVYDDLSKQAVAYRQISLLLKRPPGREAYPGDVFYLHSRLLERAARVSEEYVEKFTEGKVTGKTGSLTALPIIETQAGDVSAFVPTNVISITDGQIFLETDLFNAGIRPAVNAGISVSRVGGAAQTKIIKKLSGGIRISLAQYRELAAFAQFASDLDEATRKQLERGQRVTELMKQKQYAPMSIALQALSIYAVNEGYLDDVPVNKILAFEDALHAHFTNTQGALVDTINSTGNWNDEIEGAFKKGIAEFKQTGTW; encoded by the coding sequence ATGGCTACCACGCTCAACCCCTCTGAAATCAGCGACCTGATCAAGACCCGTATCGAGAAGGTCAAGCTGGCCGCGGAGTCGCGCAACGAAGGCACGGTCACCAGCGTGTCCGACGGCATCGTGCGCATCTTCGGCCTGGCCGACGTGATGCAGGGCGAAATGATCGAGCTGCCGAACAACACCTACGCGCTGGCGCTGAACCTGGAGCGCGATTCGGTCGGCGCCGTGGTCCTGGGCGACTACGAGCACCTGCGCGAAGGCGACGTGGCCAAGACCACCGGCCGCATCCTGGAAGTGCCGGTCGGTCCGGAAATGCTCGGCCGCGTGGTGAACGCGCTGGGCGAGCCGATCGACGGCAAGGGCCCGCTGGGCACCTCGCTGACCGCGCCGGTGGAGCGCGTGGCCCCGGGCGTGATCTGGCGCAAGTCGGTCGACCAGCCGGTGCAGACCGGTTACAAGTCGGTCGACGCGATGATCCCGATCGGCCGCGGCCAGCGCGAGCTGATCATCGGCGACCGCCAGACCGGCAAGACCGCGATGGCCATCGACGCCGTGATCAACCAGAAGGGCACCGGCATCAAGTGCGTGTACGTCGCGATCGGCCAGAAGGCCTCGACCGTGGCCAACATCGTGCGCAAGCTGGAAGAGAACGGCGCGCTGGCCCACACCGTGGTCGTCGCCGCCACCGCCTCCGAGTCGGCCGCGATGCAGTACATCAGCGCCTACTCCGGCTGCACCATGGGCGAGTACTTCATGGACCGCGGCCAGGACGCCCTGATCGTGTACGACGACCTGTCCAAGCAGGCCGTGGCCTACCGCCAGATCTCGCTGCTGCTGAAGCGTCCGCCGGGCCGCGAAGCCTACCCGGGCGACGTGTTCTACCTGCACTCCCGCCTGCTCGAGCGCGCCGCGCGCGTGTCCGAGGAGTACGTCGAGAAGTTCACCGAAGGCAAGGTCACCGGCAAGACAGGTTCGCTGACCGCCCTGCCGATCATCGAAACGCAGGCCGGCGACGTGTCCGCGTTCGTGCCGACCAACGTCATTTCGATCACCGACGGCCAGATCTTCCTGGAAACCGACCTGTTCAACGCCGGCATCCGCCCGGCCGTGAACGCCGGCATCTCGGTGTCGCGCGTCGGTGGCGCCGCCCAGACCAAGATCATCAAGAAGCTGTCGGGCGGCATCCGCATCTCGCTCGCCCAGTACCGTGAGCTGGCCGCGTTCGCGCAGTTCGCCTCGGACCTGGACGAAGCCACCCGCAAGCAGCTGGAGCGCGGCCAGCGCGTCACCGAGCTGATGAAGCAGAAGCAGTACGCGCCGATGTCCATCGCCCTGCAGGCGCTGTCCATCTACGCCGTCAACGAGGGTTACCTGGACGACGTGCCGGTCAACAAGATCCTGGCGTTCGAAGACGCGCTGCACGCGCACTTCACCAACACCCAGGGCGCGCTGGTCGACACGATCAACAGCACCGGCAACTGGAACGACGAGATCGAAGGCGCCTTCAAGAAGGGCATCGCCGAGTTCAAGCAGACCGGCACCTGGTAA
- the atpB gene encoding F0F1 ATP synthase subunit A — MAGEALTPTSYIQHHLKNLTAQVGGEGPFWTINVDTFVTAVLMGLVIVFAFWLATRKATAGVPGKWQAFVEIMLEFVDKQARDTYHGTSKLVTPIAITIFFWILMMNLLKMIPADFIAKPLELMGVHYWKPVPTADVNATLGMSISVFFLMLVFAFRSKGLGGFAHEFLTAPFGKWMMPFNLILNIVEWVSKPISLAMRLFGNMFGGEIVFLLIWVLGGAGILGMLGGATFGLGWMLFHLLVIPLQAFIFMMLSIVYLSLSEDSH, encoded by the coding sequence ATGGCGGGCGAAGCTCTGACTCCCACCAGCTACATCCAGCACCACCTGAAGAACCTCACGGCCCAGGTGGGCGGTGAGGGTCCGTTCTGGACGATCAACGTCGACACCTTCGTGACCGCCGTGCTGATGGGCCTGGTCATCGTGTTCGCCTTCTGGCTGGCCACCCGCAAGGCGACCGCCGGCGTGCCGGGCAAGTGGCAGGCCTTCGTCGAGATCATGCTCGAGTTCGTCGACAAGCAGGCCCGCGACACCTACCACGGGACCAGCAAGCTGGTGACGCCCATCGCGATCACCATCTTCTTCTGGATCCTGATGATGAACCTGCTGAAGATGATCCCGGCCGACTTCATCGCCAAGCCGCTCGAACTGATGGGCGTGCACTACTGGAAGCCGGTCCCGACCGCCGACGTCAACGCCACCCTCGGCATGTCGATCAGCGTGTTCTTCCTGATGCTGGTGTTCGCCTTCCGCTCGAAGGGCCTGGGCGGCTTCGCGCACGAATTCCTGACGGCGCCGTTCGGCAAGTGGATGATGCCGTTCAACCTGATCCTCAACATCGTCGAATGGGTCAGCAAGCCCATCTCGCTGGCGATGCGACTGTTCGGCAACATGTTCGGCGGCGAGATCGTCTTCCTGCTGATCTGGGTGCTGGGCGGCGCGGGCATCCTCGGCATGCTCGGCGGCGCAACGTTCGGCCTCGGCTGGATGCTGTTCCACCTGCTGGTCATTCCGCTGCAGGCCTTCATCTTCATGATGCTGTCGATCGTCTACCTCAGCTTGTCGGAAGACAGCCACTAA
- the atpE gene encoding F0F1 ATP synthase subunit C, whose amino-acid sequence MESILTNLAQVQASTALAIGIMIGLAALGAGLGLAIMAGKFLESAARQPELIPVLQVRMFITAGLIDAAFIISVAVGLLFAFASPFITIFTEQLAKLAG is encoded by the coding sequence ATGGAAAGCATCCTCACCAACCTCGCCCAGGTCCAGGCTTCGACCGCCCTCGCCATCGGCATCATGATCGGCCTGGCCGCGCTGGGCGCCGGTCTGGGTCTGGCCATCATGGCCGGCAAGTTCCTGGAATCGGCTGCCCGCCAGCCGGAACTGATCCCGGTCCTGCAGGTGCGCATGTTCATCACCGCCGGCCTGATCGACGCCGCGTTCATCATCTCGGTCGCCGTCGGCCTGCTGTTTGCCTTCGCCAGCCCGTTCATCACGATCTTCACCGAGCAGCTGGCCAAGCTGGCGGGCTGA